The Streptomyces sp. NBC_00459 DNA segment GGCTCCTCGTCGATCAACGCGCAGATCTGGACGCAGGGTCATCCGGACGACTACGACGACTGGGCCACCCCGGGGTGGTCGGCCAAAGAGGTGGCGCCCTGTTTCGAGCGGGCCGCGATGAACCTCGAGTCACTGCGCACGCCGCATCCGAGCACGATCGACTTCCTCGACGCCTGCGAGCTGGCGGGGCTGACGCCACTCGTGGCGGGGGAGGGCTGTGCGCCGGTCACGGTGACACAGAAGCGCGGGCGGCGGTGGAGCAGCGCCGACGCCTATCTCCGTCCGGCGGGCTCACGGCCGAACCTGAAAGTGATCACTGGAGCGGACGTACGCCGGATCGACCTGGCCGACGGCCGGGCGGTCGGGGTCGAATACGGCGACGGCTATGTCCCGGCCCGCCGTGAGGTCATCGTCGCGGCCGGCGCGGTCGGCAGTCCCGTCCTGCTGCTGCGGTCGGGGATCGGCGACCCGGCCGAGAACGAGGGCGTCGTGGTCGCGCTGCCTGAGGTCGGGCGGAACCTGCTCGACCACCTCATGGTGCCGCTGGTCTTCGGCCCCGGCCCGGCCGCCGCCCGGGTCCGCGCGACGTCCAACAACGCCGAGGCGCTGGCCTTCCTCCGGTCCGCGCCCGAGGTGAGCGCCCCGGACCTGGAGTTCCTCTGGATGCCGGTGCCGTTCCTCGACCACGGGCGGGCCGAGTCCGGGCTGGGCAGCACCCTGGCCGTGGTCCTGCTCCGCCCCCGGAGCAGCGGCCGGATCACCCT contains these protein-coding regions:
- a CDS encoding GMC family oxidoreductase, coding for MSDYVIVGAGTAGCVLAAGLSASGAEVTLLESGPPDRRPEVRIPAAFPRLFGTEYDWAHTTEPQPGLGGRSLFWPRGRTLGGSSSINAQIWTQGHPDDYDDWATPGWSAKEVAPCFERAAMNLESLRTPHPSTIDFLDACELAGLTPLVAGEGCAPVTVTQKRGRRWSSADAYLRPAGSRPNLKVITGADVRRIDLADGRAVGVEYGDGYVPARREVIVAAGAVGSPVLLLRSGIGDPAENEGVVVALPEVGRNLLDHLMVPLVFGPGPAAARVRATSNNAEALAFLRSAPEVSAPDLEFLWMPVPFLDHGRAESGLGSTLAVVLLRPRSSGRITLTAGEPRIDPGYLTDPADLRPLLAGVRRAHGLLTRLTDWVGEPLTPAARTTSAEAVRESAETLYHPVGTCRMGPVVDERLRVRGVRDLRVADVSVCPAIPRAHTQAAAVMIGERAVDLILKEPR